A genomic stretch from Theropithecus gelada isolate Dixy chromosome 2, Tgel_1.0, whole genome shotgun sequence includes:
- the LOC112619195 gene encoding 60S ribosomal protein L26-like produces MKFNPFVTSNRSKNRKRRFNAPSHIRRKIMSSLLSKELRQKYNVRSMPIQKDDEVQVVRGHYKGQQIGKVVQVYRKKYVTYIERVQREKANGTTVQAGIHPSKVVLTRLKLDKDCKKILERKAKSHQVGKEKGKYKEETIEKMQEVILHKSFD; encoded by the coding sequence ATGAAGTTTAATCCCTTTGTGACTTCCAACCGAAGCAAGAATCGCAAAAGGCGTTTCAATGCACCTTCCCACATTCGCAGGAAGATTATGTCTTCCCTTCTTTCCAAAGAGCTGAGACAGAAGTACAACGTACGATCCATGCCCATCCAAAAGGATGATGAAGTTCAGGTTGTACGAGGACACTATAAAGGTCAGCAAATTGGCAAAGTAGTCCAGGTTTACAGGAAGAAATATGTTACCTACATTGAACGGGTGCAGCGGGAAAAGGCTAATGGCACAACTGTCCAGGCAGGCATTCACCCCAGCAAGGTGGTTCTCACTAGGCTAAAACTGGACAAAGACTGCAAAAAGATCCTTGAACGGAAAGCCAAATCTCACCaagtaggaaaggaaaagggCAAATACAAGGAAGAAACAATTGAGAAGATGCAGGAAGTAATCTTACATAAAAGCTTTGATTAA